The following are encoded in a window of Fusarium falciforme chromosome 11, complete sequence genomic DNA:
- a CDS encoding PKS-ER domain-containing protein, whose protein sequence is MCALPIVLGHEVAGVIVQVGESEAHTFRVGDRVAVACTGHPIEERNFQEAIGVGRDGGYAEYTVAPIKNLVHLPDSVSFAKAAVATDSIATAYHAVVSEGRVGDSSTVAVLGLGGLGLNGVAIAALRGAKVYGVDINTSKFSQARELGAIDCARSLEHFSKEKFDVVIDFAGAQQTIRAAMSTVRPGGTVVVVGLAAETLQFTTTDLVTKNIALRGSTSASLEEFRQVVLLLESGALKPQIKQIPFDDVPNGLEMLGSGQVAGRLYVVPSDAEAS, encoded by the coding sequence ATGTGCGCCTTACCCATCGTTCTCGGGCACGAAGTTGCCGGAGTCATTGTCCAAGTCGGTGAATCGGAGGCTCACACATTCCGGGTTGGGGACCGTGTGGCCGTCGCCTGTACGGGACACCCCATTGAGGAACGCAATTTCCAAGAGGCCATCGGAGTCGGTCGTGATGGGGGTTACGCCGAATACACGGTAGCCCCAATAAAGAATCTGGTTCATCTTCCGGATTCGGTCAGCTTCGCTAAAGCCGCCGTGGCTACTGACTCGATCGCTACTGCATACCACGCAGTCGTTTCTGAAGGCCGTGTGGGAGATTCCTCTACGGTTGCAGTTCTCGGATTAGGGGGCCTGGGGCTCAATGGTGTTGCCATTGCTGCTCTTCGTGGTGCGAAAGTATATGGAGTGGACATCAACACCTCCAAGTTTAGCCAAGCGAGGGAGCTTGGTGCCATCGACTGTGCGAGAAGCTTGGAACACTTTTCGAAGGAAAAGTTCGACGTTGTCATCGATTTTGCAGGTGCCCAACAAACTATCAGAGCGGCCATGTCGACGGTCCGGCCAGGAGGTACAGTTGTGGTCGTAGGGCTTGCAGCTGAGACCCTCCAGTTTACGACAACAGACCTTGTCACGAAAAATATTGCATTGAGGGGATCGACCAGCGCGAGCCTGGAAGAGTTTCGTCAAGTGGTTCTGTTACTGGAGTCAGGAGCTTTGAAACCACAGATCAAGCAGATCCCCTTCGACGATGTGCCCAATGGTCTCGAAATGCTTGGAAGTGGGCAGGTAGCTGGTCGCTTGTATGTAGTTCCGTCGGACGCTGAGGCAAGCTAG
- a CDS encoding MFS domain-containing protein, translating into MTSVQNMVMEKTNVDFKNDDFNDLESSSVNAADPSNSVVIDPEAERSYVKKLDMFLLPFLSLMYFFNAVDRSNLGNAKTDGLEEDLNFKGNEYSLLILLFYIPFGTLDLPLNLLTKKFSAKWVLPTLMVGWGGIATVQIACKNFAGILVLRLILGACEAGFFAGVVFYFTLFYRRSELGFRIAIFFGSALLAAAFSGAISYGVFQIEGTKLQGWQWLMLIEGVLTVIVGAISFFWLPASPATAWFLNDREKAAARARTLRDGSNAVETKFSWKECFSTWKDWKFGLWCIINFTYPVAFATTSNFLPQIVQRLGYSVIKTNLYTVAPNAVGFVVLLVVAKSSDYFHERTFHVFGALATSLAGMIILITIDVLNHRAVAYFACFLMASGSYIPSCLIQSWHNNNNLNESSRAATTGLLVGLGNFAGIMSAATFRTEYAPKYIPTLILTCCCNVIAMTGIVILGGWMKMENRRRNKVQGVNLRAQDVDTSELRDGEKSPKFRFFT; encoded by the exons ATGACGAGCGTTCAAAACATGGTAATGGAGAAGACGAACGTCGACTTCAAGAATGACGACTTCAACGACCTTGAATCGTCTTCTGTCAATGCTGCAGATCCCAGCAACAGCGTTGTCATAGACCCGGAAGCTGAGCGCTCATATG TCAAGAAACTGGACATGTTCCTCTTGCCCTTCCTCTCTCTCATGTACTTCTTCAACGCCGTCGACCGCTCCAATCTGGGCAACGCAAAGACAGACGGTTTGGAAGAGGACCTCAACTTCAAGGGCAACGAGTACAGCCTTCTCATCCTGCTCTTCTACATCCCCTTCGGAACCCTGGACCTCCCACTCAACCTGCTCACCAAGAAGTTCTCTGCAAAGTGGGTTTTGCCTACGTTGATGGTCGGTTGGGGTGGCATTGCCACCGTGCAGATTGCTTGCAAGAACTTCGCCGGTATTCTTGTCCTGCGCCTCATTCTCGGCGCATGCGAGGCTGGTTTCTTCGCTGGTGTCGTCTTCTACTTCACCTTGTTCTACCGTCGTTCTGAGCTGGGTTTCCGgatcgccatcttcttcggCAGCGCCCTGCTGGCGGCTGCCTTTAGTGGTGCCATATCCTACGGTGTCTTCCAGATCGAGGGAACCAAACTCCAGGGCTGGCAGTGGCTGATGCTTATCGAAGGCGTTTTGACCGTTATCGTCGGTGCtatctccttcttctggctGCCTGCTTCCCCAGCCACGGCGTGGTTCTTGAATGACCGGGAGAAGGCTGCAGCTCGCGCCCGAACCCTCCGTGATGGCTCAAATGCGGTCGAGACAAAGTTTTCCTGGAAGGAGTGTTTCTCCACGTGGAAGGACTGGAAGTTTGGTCTGTGGTGCATCATCAACTTCACGTATCCCGTCGCCTTCGCGACTACATCCAACTTCCTGCCACAAATCGTTCAGCGACTGGGATACTCAGTCATCAAGACTAACTTGTACACGGTTGCACCCAACGCTGTTGGGTTCGTCgtgctcctcgtcgtcgccaagTCTTCCGATTACTTCCACGAGCGAACATTCCATGTTTTTGGGGCATTGGCCACGTCGCTGGCTGGCAtgatcatcctcatcactaTCGACGTCTTGAACCACCGGGCTGTGGCTTACTTTGCCTGCTTTCTCATGGCTTCCGGCTCCTACATTCCTTCTTGTCTTATCCAGTCGTggcacaacaacaacaacctgAATGAGAGCAGCCGAGCGGCCACGACTGGTCTGCTTGTCGGCCTGGGCAACTTTGCAGGAATCATGTCGGCTGCTACATTCCGCACTGAGTACGCGCCCAAGTATATCCCTACTCTGATCCTAACCTGCTGCTGCAATGTCATCGCCATGACTGGGATTGTGATTCTGGGTGGctggatgaagatggagaatcGGAGGAGGAACAAGGTGCAAGGCGTGAATCTTCGTGCTCAGGATGTCGATACTTCGGAGCTTCGTGATGGAGAGAAGTCTCCCAAGTTCCGATTCTTCACTTAG
- a CDS encoding MFS domain-containing protein produces the protein MPSALRQSNMTTLDIKADTSHREAVVQAIESANGDKGLWQLIRENPRVIAFAFLANCGSFLFGYDVLVQGAITALPMFSVYYGSIFHDAYILPALWQGLWQAFNAAGIMLGAATNGFMQDRFGRKPMFFIGGAISALGAAITYVSSELTSVDQRRGLLLVGKFIIGVSMGISMSTCQTYVSEIAPPRLRTILLGFYPFIITVGQMIAISVVFSRVSDMTPAAFRVPFASQWAFSGYAMLVALIVPESPVYLVTKEKIPQAKKSLKLLGSSDEQILVIQSTIEQEIGADAEETSMRECFQGTDWRRTRIVCLLNSLQQFIGVSLVANSTYFFIMAGMSPTMSLTLNQVGVGCSMACTLISWVVMSMIGRRLAILVSFVMAGLIFLGMGIAGCWSQSQVALRFIGVALLLAACCSNLGVGTAYPIAAAEIPSMRLRAKSLGVGFVTNAFMTWAFSLCVPYMFNSDQGNLGGKIGFVFCGFCVIGFILSWMEIPETKDISYARIDALFDARAPAQKFKAMSQDRLNVDYE, from the exons ATGCCCTCGGCTCTACGACAATCCAACATGACCACTCTCGACATCAAAGCCGACACCTCTCACAGGGAAGCCGTTGTTCAGGCTATCGAGTCGGCCAATGGTGACAAGGGCCTTTGGCAGTTGATCCGGGAGAATCCACGGGTCATTGCCTTCGCATTCCTCGCAAACTGTGGCTCATTCTTATTTGGATACGATGTGCTCGTGCAAGGAGCCATCACTGCACTACCCATGTTCTC TGTCTACTACGGATCGATATTCCACGACGCCTATATCCTGCCAGCGCTGTGGCAGGGTCTCTGGCAAGCTTTTAATGCTGCTGGAATCATGCTTGGTGCTGCAACCAATGGGTTCATGCAGGACAGGTTTGGAAGAAAGCCTATGTTCTTCATAGGCGGTGCAATCTCGGCTCTTG GTGCTGCAATTACCTATGTCTCTTCTGAATTAACCTCGGTAGACCAGAGACGCGGTCTTCTTCTGGTCGGGAAGTTCATCATTGGTGTTTCTATGGGCATCTCCATGTCGACCTGCCAAACCTACGTGTCAGAGATTGCCCCCCCACGTCTTCGAACCATCTTGCTTGGCTTCTACCCATTCATCATT ACTGTGGGTCAAATGATTGCTATTTCCGTCGTCTTCTCACGCGTCAGCGACATGACCCCGGCCGCGTTTAGAGTTCCCTTCGCATCTCAGTGGGCGTTCTCCGGATATGCCATGCTCGTGGCCTTGATTGTCCCAGAAAGCCCCGTTTATCTCGTCACGAAAGAAAAGATCCCCCAGGCCAAGAAATCGTTGAAACTTCTAGGGTCATCTGATGAGCAGATTCTCGTCATCCAGTCCACCATCGAACAGGAGATTGGGGCTGACGCGGAAGAGACCTCGATGAGAGAATGTTTCCAGGGCACCGACTGGAGGCGTACACGCATTGTTTGCCTTCTCAACTCGCTTCAACAATTCATCGGCGTATCTCTTGTTGCAAACTCGACAtacttcttcatcatggctggaATGAGCCCAACAATGTCCCTGACTCTGAATCaggttggtgttggttgCAGCATGGCCTGTACGCTCATATCTTGGGTAGTGATGAGCATGATAGGCCGCCGCTTGGCGATTCTTGTCAGCTTTGTTATGGCTGGATTGATCTTTTTGGGGATGGGCATAGCCGGGTGCTGGTCCCAAAGCCAGGTGGCTCTGAG GTTTATTGGAGTTGCTCTCCTTTTGGCAGCTTGTTGCAGCAATCTCGGTGTTGGAACAGCATACCCTATCGCCGCCGCAGAGATTCCCTCAATGAGACTGCGTGCCAAGTCTTTAGGTGTCGGTTTTGTTACAAACGCTTTCATGACTTGGGCCTTCTCGCTGTGTGTTCCCTACATGTTCAACTCCGACCAAGGCAACTTGGGCGGCAAGATTGGATTTGTCTTTTGTGGGTTTTGCGTCATCGGCTTTATTTTGTCCTGGATGGAGATTCCGGAGACCAAGGACATTTCCTATGCACGGATCGATGCCTTGTTTGATGCTCGAGCACCAGCCCAAAAATTCAAGGCCATGTCGCAGGACAGGCTGAATGTGGATTATGAATAG
- a CDS encoding Amidase domain-containing protein — MAQLNLVEASLEDLQNALSSGSLTSVDLTARYLRRISTYDCRNIALNAIPVLNKNIFEEAARSDDHRASGEPPAFKDLVANEDAFIVKTIRDAGAALVGRTNMPAVACGGMQRGIYGRAENPYNPGYLAAAFASGSSNGSAASTAASFAAFGLGAETVSSGRSPASNNGLVAYTPSRSFLSVRGNWPLYPTCDVPVPHTRSIKDLLALLDVVAVKDPIEKGEFWLEQKFVDIQEPWQDKPKSSFKTISSFKSLSGLRIAVPEMFIGGPAPEGAKQVETSPAVVELWNQARQDLEALGAEIVLVPDFPPMTAYENDDLLPEGCPRRPKDWNAMERGALIAHAWNDFLKDFNDSTLPDLFAVDPFNIYPNSLRTEPELRHFETANAIQYHKLADYLRNTTFFGVDGIEQAVKALEGMRKVLLEDWLKGLGCDCVAFPAAGDVGPANADSSFEGSDLAWRNGTYYSNGNRALRHLGIPSVSVPMGLMSDKRVPVNLTFAGRAYDDVKLLQWANAYEAKTQHRIPPPHTPALESDVVPLSKTERQVDLPRPQLIVEKFEVAPKDDGTSLGVTLQGTVTIASPMAGPPELDMTIDASSVPSDKISVKELPRTGEGEAQFSFAVDTITPKPVERQGLDKTWTPVARDMTMAVVLARAAPGGRPTGWLGLK; from the exons ATGGCTCAACTCAACCTCGTCGAAGCTTCGCTTGAAGACTTGCAGAATGCATTGTCCTCAGGGTCATTGACTAGCGTTGATCTGACGGCCCGTTACCTCCGCCGCATCAGCACGTATGATTGCAGAAACATTGCACTCAACGCTATCCCTGTCCTGAACAAGAACATTTTCGAAGAGGCAGCGAGATCCGATGATCACCGTGCGTCTGGAGAGCCT CCTGCGTTCAAAGATCTTGTTGCCAATGAAGATGCTTTCATAGTCAAGACAATCCGCGACGCAGGCGCTGCCCTTGTCGGTCGCACGAATATGCCAGCTGTCGCTTGCGGTGGCATGCAACGGGGCATCTATGGTCGCGCCGAAAACCCATATAATCCCGGCTATCTTGCTGCAGCCTTTGCGTCGGGGTCTTCCAATGGGTCTGCCGCCTCTACTGCTGCATCGTTTGCTGCCTTCGGACTTGGCGCCGAGACGGTGTCGTCTGGGCGTTCCCCTGCCTCGAACAATGGCTTGGTCGCTTACACTCCCTCGAGAAGTTTCCTTTCAGTTCGGGGTAATTGGCCCTTGTATCCGACATGCGACGTGCCCGTTCCACACACACGATCTATAAAGGATCTGTTGGCTCTCTTGgacgtcgtcgccgtcaagGACCCGATAGAGAAGGGCGAGTTTTGGCTAGAGCAAAAGTTTGTCGACATCCAGGAGCCCTGGCAGGACAAGCCAAAAAGCTCATTCAAGACGATTTCCTCCTTCAAGTCCTTGTCTGGTTTGCGGATCGCAGTCCCCGAAATGTTCATCGGCGGCCCGGCACCGGAGGGTGCAAAACAAGTGGAAACAAGCCCAGCTGTTGTCGAGCTATGGAACCAAGCACGGCAAGATCTTGAAGCACTCGGTGCCGAAATCGTCCTGGTTCCTGATTTCCCCCCGATGACGGCATACGAGAATGATGATTTGTTGCCAGAGGGGTGTCCCAGACGCCCAAAAGACTGGAATGCGATGGAGAGAGGAGCGTTAATTGCGCATGCCTGGAATGATTTCTTGAAGGACTTCAACGACTCTACTCTTCCTGATCTCTTCGCTGTCGACCCTTTCAACATTTATCCCAACTCACTTCGCACGGAACCTGAACTGCGACATTTCGAAACTGCCAATGCCATTCAATATCACAAGCTAGCAGATTACCTCCGCAACACAACCTTTTTCGGAGTAGACGGCATCGAGCAAGCCGTCAAGGCGCTAGAAGGTATGCGTAAAGTCCTCCTCGAAGATTGGCTCAAGGGCCTTGGTTGCGACTGCGTTGCATTCCCTGCAGCTGGAGACGTCGGGCCAGCCAACGCGGACTCGAGCTTCGAAGGCTCAGACCTGGCGTGGAGGAATGGTACTTATTACAGCAATGGTAACAGGGCCTTGCGTCACTTGGGAATCCCTTCGGTCTCGGTGCCGATGGGACTCATGAGCGATAAGAGGGTCCCGGTAAACTTGACATTTGCTGGTCGAGCGTATGATGATGTCAAGCTACTCCAGTGGGCGAATGCGTACGAAGCAAAAACGCAGCATCGCATCCCTCCACCTCATACTCCTGCTCTAGAGTCTGATGTTGTTCCCTTGTCGAAGACGGAGCGTCAGGTCGATTTGCCCCGCCCTCAGTTGATTGTCGAGAAATTCGAAGTCGCCCCGAAGGATGATGGAACTTCACTTGGGGTGACTTTGCAAGGCACAGTCACCATTGCTTCTCCCATGGCTGGGCCACCAGAGCTGGACATGACAATTGATGCCTCTTCTGTCCCATCGGATAAGATTTCAGTCAAAGAACTGCCAAGAACAGGGGAGGGAGAAGCCCAATTCTCTTTTGCTGTGGACACAATCACTCCCAAACCAGTTGAGAGGCAAGGATTGGATAAGACATGGACCCCCGTCGCTCGCGACATGACAATGGCCGTTGTATTAGCCAGGGCTGCTCCTGGTGGGAGACCAACTGGTTGGCTAGGATTGAAATAA
- a CDS encoding Methyltransf-25 domain-containing protein produces MFTPNPIIEHFNTDAAVYESRTGGCTRELAEHCIGLAEDIKPIDDKSNASTVQPEIHAVDGPENMVRIRAERIPSGTKAHTATMMGEELAFPDGTFSHSFTNMGLMFFADPAKGAKEIWRTLQPGGVAVVTTWTAPRNVNVIRDVQMQIKPEDPPFQVPVFRDIQVSEVEVHFGAETAEVVADILMKGMGAMVFAAWTDDEKKKARKLTVDAVNKVRVSFTRGGGQGVRIQLRAGTIIGQKE; encoded by the exons ATGTTCACCCCAAATCCCATCATCGAACACTTCAATACGGATGCCGCAGTTTACGAATCTCGCACAGGTGGCTGCACGCGTGAGCTGGCAGAGCATTGTATTGGTCTCGCCGAGGACATCAAGCCAATAGATGACAAATCGA ACGCCTCGACTGTTCAGCCAGAAATTCATGCTGTCGATGGCCCCGAGAACATGGTTCGCATCAGGGCAGAGAGGATTCCTTCTGGCACCAAAGCCCACACCGCGACAATGATGGGAGAGGAGCTAGCCTTCCCTGACGGCACCTTCAGCCACTCGTTCACCAACATGGGCTTGATGTTCTTCGCCGACCCGGCCAAAGGAGCCAAGGAGATCTGGCGCACGTTGCAGCCCGGCGGGGTTGCCGTCGTCACCACCTGGACAGCACCCCGAAACGTCAACGTCATCCGCGATGTGCAGATGCAGATCAAGCCCGAGGACCCGCCCTTCCAGGTCCCAGT GTTCCGGGACATTCAGGTCAGTGAGGTCGAGGTCCACTTCGGCGCAGAAACAGCCGAGGTTGTGGCGGACATCTTGATGAAGGGGATGGGCGCGATGGTGTTTGCTGCATGGACGGATGACGAGAAAAAGAAGGCGCGCAAACTGACAGTGGATGCTGTGAACAAGGTCAGGGTATCTTTCACGAGGGGAGGCGGTCAGGGTGTTAGGATACAGCTCAGGGCGGGTACTATTATTGGACAAAAGGAGTGA
- a CDS encoding Zn(2)-C6 fungal-type domain-containing protein, with translation MTTDTVVAYCLLILQESERAAMSRHMQEVIDEDEIDQVLSALDSGCESQKGELPLDGPFLVFSANDGEPTSEAAAEPVYVHSDHTVVLPEPLSSHGLQDIVNVDIPSASNPCSWPETALLETGNISALDDILLGVDNSDDLGVDLSSFSMIPRVSPIPIAETSGPSPWDLHVSYDFTLSLDTSVSSHAHFLLEHYKSQMGKLFSPLRVRKSPWSILHFPRALSALSELSIFKRTKHAHTSLFYAVLAVSAFNWDNIHRQQKDSTTYWRNVGEGFRRGARKELEWTCETELAGEKSSKYKDILMAILTMVTISVVTGQQEEARSYLLNAELFITLRGAPKVNKSRKVKLLHSIYLFLRVIEESTYMYPPEKQPLVSLSHAPESMLFPSLRTHSLCLGRDLDESCGMAFEFGLFGGLENQENPAFFKEIYGFPQDLLSFISRATFLANQISMHRRRFSELSMTTELEHRCVALEGEICSWNNYNDDTEGDLDDPIAAFANRAIMSHLITAFHCAVLIFFYRRVRQLHPFLLQPFVEKTIANLEAFEQEQRNFSLVNCGIVWPGFIAGAEAVDPDLQARFYKRLQDCSRSSGMQNFGFAAEFLQDFWALRREKGNENITWMDMVRDRQLALVLT, from the exons ATGACGACGGACACAGTCGTCGCATACTGTTTACTG ATCCTTCAAGAGTCGGAGCGGGCCGCCATGTCCAGGCACATGCAAGAGGtgattgatgaggatgaaatCGATCAAGTTCTGAGTGCCCTCGACTCCGGCTGCGAGAGTCAGAAAGGCGAGCTGCCACTGGACGGCCCATTCCTGGTCTTTTCGGCCAATGATGGTGAACCGACTTCTGAAGCAGCAGCCGAACCCGTTTATGTGCACTCGGATCATACGGTGGTTCTACCCGAACCGCTTTCCTCTCACGGCCTGCAGGATATCGTCAACGTAGACATTCCCAGCGCATCCAACCCTTGCTCATGGCCTGAGACTGCTCTCCTCGAAACTGGGAACATCTCGGCGCTGGATGATATtctccttggtgttgataaCTCGGACGACCTCGGCGTGGACTTGTCGTCCTTCTCCATGATACCTAGGGTGTCGCCCATCCCTATTGCTGAAACATCAGGTCCCTCTCCTTGGGACTTGCACGTCAGCTATGATTTCACGCTCTCCCTTGATACATCTGTTTCGTCCCATGCACACTTCCTTCTTGAACATTACAAGTCCCAGATGGGAAAGCTCTTCTCTCCCCTTCGCGTTCGCAAATCTCCTTGGTCTATCCTACACTTTCCACGCGCCCTCTCCGCTCTATCAGAGCTGAGCATATTCAAAAGGACCAAGCACGCCCACACGTCGCTCTTCTATGCAGTGTTGGCTGTCAGTGCCTTCAATTGGGACAACATCCACCGCCAACAAAAAGATAGTACAACATATTGGCGCAACGTTGGAGAGGGCTTTCGCCGTGGAGCAAGAAAGGAACTGGAATGGACCTGCGAGACAGAGCTGGCAGGCGAGAAGAGTTCAAAGTACAAAGATATTCTCATGGCCATCTTGACAATGGTCACCATTTCT GTCGTTACTGGTCAACAAGAGGAAGCTCGTTCATATCTGCTCAACGCCGAACTATTCATCACTCTTCGCGGAGCACCCAAGGTGAACAAGTCGAGGAAGGTCAAGCTCCTTCACTCCATCTACTTGTTTCTCCGAGTCATTGAGGAGAGCACCTACATGTACCCTCCTGAGAAGCAGCCCCTCGTAAGCTTATCGCACGCTCCAGAGAGTATGCTGTTCCCATCGTTGCGAACGCATAGTTTGTGCTTGGGGAGAGATCTTGATGAGTCGTGCGGCATGGCCTTCGAGTTTGGGCTCTTTGGAGGACTCGAGAACCAGGAGAACCCCGCCTTTTTCAAGGAAATCTATGGTTTCCCCCAAGACCTCTTGTCCTTCATCTCGCGTGCCACGTTCCTGGCGAACCAAATCTCGATGCACAGAAGACGATTCTCCGAGCTCTCCATGACCACGGAGCTTGAGCACCGCTGCGTAGCTCTGGAGGGCGAGATCTGCTCATGGAACAACTACAACGATGATACTGAAGGAGACTTGGACGATCCTATCGCCGCCTTTGCCAACCGCGCCATCATGTCCCATCTCATCACAGCCTTCCACTGCGcagtcttgatcttcttctaTCGACGCGTCCGCCAGTTACACCCCTTTCTCCTACAACCATTTGTGGAAAAGACAATCGCAAATCTTGAGGCGTTTGAACAAGAGCAGCGCAACTTTTCGCTGGTCAACTGTGGTATCGTCTGGCCAGGTTTCATCGCCGGGGCGGAAGCTGTCGATCCTGATTTACAGGCTCGCTTCTACAAGCGCCTGCAAGATTGTTCAAGGTCGAGCGGGATGCAAAATTTCGGCTTTGCCGCCGAATTTTTACAAGATTTCTGGGCGCTTCGCAGAGAAAAGGGGAATGAGAACATTACCTGGATGGACATGGTCAGAGACAGACAGTTGGCATTGGTTCTCACATGA
- a CDS encoding Aldolase-II domain-containing protein, producing MAPHSNTDVESPTTDRLSSEKKRWVPHAKEDKTALEALSQGMTLAGIPKFPSYHEERTHMLEHMASVFRIFARKGFAEGMAGHISVRDPENPHTFWTNPLGRPWPLMLASDMVLVDYDGKAVGGNMSRPSNAAGFLIHSALHKARPDVNAACHAHTVYGKAWSTFGRPLDMINQDACVFYGKAQAVYEDFGGVVFDEDEGKRLAEALGPEGKVMTLTNHGLLTVGQTVDEAAYLFTLMEKSCQIQLHAEAAAANGIPKRIIDDDVAAYTFKMTSSAESLYCEFQPDFEVEDALSNGAFRK from the coding sequence ATGGCTCCACATTCGAACACCGATGTCGAATCTCCAACAACCGATCGCCTATCGTCAGAGAAGAAGCGTTGGGTTCCCCATGCCAAAGAGGACAAGACGGCTCTCGAAGCCCTTTCCCAGGGCATGACCCTGGCGGGCATTCCCAAGTTTCCCTCCTACCACGAAGAGCGAACCCATATGCTTGAGCACATGGCCTCTGTCTTTCGCATCTTCGCTCGCAAGGGTTTCGCGGAGGGCATGGCTGGCCACATATCTGTTCGAGATCCCGAGAACCCTCACACTTTCTGGACCAATCCACTCGGCCGTCCATGGCCATTGATGCTGGCCTCCGACATGGTCCTTGTCGACTACGATGGCAAAGCCGTTGGGGGCAATATGAGCCGACCCTCCAATGCGGCAGGTTTTCTCATTCACAGCGCTCTACACAAGGCGAGGCCTGATGTCAATGCTGCCTGCCATGCGCATACGGTTTATGGCAAGGCTTGGTCAACTTTCGGCAGGCCGCTCGACATGATCAATCAAGATGCGTGCGTCTTCTACGGCAAAGCACAGGCAGTCTATGAGGATTTTGGGGGTGTCGTCTTTGACGAAGACGAAGGAAAGAGACTCGCCGAGGCACTCGGGCCAGAGGGCAAGGTCATGACACTCACAAACCATGGTCTCTTGACAGTTGGCCAAACGGTTGACGAGGCAGCCTACCTATTCAcgctgatggagaagagctGCCAGATCCAATTGCATGCGGAAGCTGCTGCCGCAAACGGCATTCCTAAGCGAATTATCGATGACGATGTCGCTGCCTACACGTTCAAGATGACTTCGAGTGCAGAGAGCTTGTACTGCGAGTTTCAGCCCGACTTTGAAGTTGAGGACGCTTTGAGCAATGGAGCATTCCGCAAATGA